AAACATCGCGCCTGCTTTAATTGTTGTCAGCCTTGTCTCTGAGTGGTAATGGAGTTGTGAGCACGCATTGATTTAAACATCTTGCATTCCATTACTGTGCAACAATAACACAGTTTTcacaattaaagaaataaaggcAGGCTGTGATGGATCACCTACTCGAAGTGAGTGTAAGTCTtagcaggttgttttttttttcccacagtgtGGTGGTCAGGAGAAACACACTGTGATGTCGCAAACACAGCATCCCTTTAGAAACTGCTGGCTGTATTATAAAGCACACTTGATTTGAAATACATTGGCACTGTCCTTTAAAGAGGAGACAGGCTCCCCTCTTTTGATGAGAGCATCTTGCCTGAGGCTGAAACCAGGTGAGTACCAACCTGTCTGACTGGTCCAGGGTCAAGCTATCTACAATGTAGACTATAATAAGCCTGCTAGTGGaaattttcagaataaaatcatCATCTTAGCCTCATTTTATCCAGTCAGTACATTTCATTGGTGAGCAACCTCTGCCCCCAGCTGCGTGCTTTTACTTtttagtgcttttatttttcctttctcttttgtGCTGTGTGCTCACATGCATTTCTTTTACAGACTGACATCATGCACTTTGATTTTGAAGTCACAGTTTTCTGGTGACATTTCAGCGGACTCCGTCGGACTTGACGCACCTTCAGTTACCGAGGGATGCGGCGGCTGCGGTGCGCGCGCATAACGTCAGAGATGGAGAAGTTTAGTCAAGTTAGCAAGAAAAGACCGGAAGTTGactttccaaaataaataataataatatagaaaataGACTATCTTAACATAATGGGGTTATTTTTGCAAATTGCATATGgaatatgatataatattaaaatgttgttgtaattcaaaagacagtaaataaatgaatttaaaatcagctagcatattattattattttttgtacattttaaaatcttgaCAGTGACCGCAGACTAACAgctaaatttaattaaacaaatgaagaagATGGATCGAGGTAAAGCCTAGCTACATAGGAACCCTCGAGATAAATCTAAAGATGGggaaaaatattatttgttgctttttatttgcttttaatgtttaatgtctaatgtgtttttagtgcactgtcttatattgttttgatgatttaatgtacatctctgtaaagtgtctttgagtaccctgaaaagcgctttcaaataaaatgtattattattatttattattgtttaaccTTTCACCTGAGATATACTGGATAGTTTCACCTCATCTGgcctctaaaaaaaacactttgagcaAGAAAAATCAACTCTACTCACTGAAACTCTAAATGTTACCTCgatttaaaaagttaaagacaGCTGACCTAAATAACAGGAAGAAAGATTTCCACAGGATAGCTGAGTTAGAtggaggcttttattttgaaggcggCGACAGGAAGCGCCGCGGCTCGTTTTACCGCCACTTGACGCAGCTCCCCGCAAACACATACCGTCTCTTGGCGAACATGGCGGCAACTTGACAACGGCAGCGAGATGAAGACGGTGAGggcttgaaaaagaaaaaaaggaggtctGTTACAGGCTGCAGGCCCCACCGccgacacaaagacacacagcttCGCCATGTTGGAAGAGGATAGCGCCCTTGTCCCTGCACGACCGAGGCCGGGGAAAACGTAAACGCGTCGGTGAGTTGTTTCTAAAAACGGGAGTCGAGGCTACGCAGAGGAGCGGAGCGGCGCGGCGCGGAGCTCAGGGCGGACGGGGAGGACAGCGGCTTCACCGGTCAGCCATGGAGGATGCGGCCCGTGGTCGCCAGCGTCTGATTTGCCATCCGGCCCACGCTCATTTTAATGGGAATTACCGCTGATAGCAAAGGCAAGCCGGGACAACCCACCACCTGACATTTGAGGGGAGGAAAACGCGAACGCGGACCCCCACGTCAATGACTGTTGCGGCAGAGGAGCCCCCACGGTGGAGTCGGCCGGTTCCCAAAATATGACCAGGGGTGCTGGGACGTGTTGGCAGCAAGAAGATGACGACGGCTTCCAAATCTGGCTAGAGCCCCCCCGCGACAACCAAAAGCCATTCACCGACTCAGAGAGGGCGCAGAGATGGCGACTGTCCTTGGCATCCCTCTTGTTCTTAaccatcctcctctctgatcACCTGTGGTTCTGCGCCGAGGCCAAACTGGCCCGGACCCGGGTCAAGTTCGCatcctcccacctcctctcaCCCCAGACCCACTCAGCACACAGCAGCCTCAGAGGAAACCCAGATGCTATTTTTATAGGAAACTCTACCAAACATTTGTGGCGGCTCGAAACTTGCCACCAGGATAGTTTGTCTAAGAACTGCTTCGCTTTCGCAGATGCCGACCATTTGTGCGGGGGCCTTTCCGACAAAGAGGGGACGCGGGCTGTAAATATGAGCGATTTGTACCTTTCCTTTTGTAACTCCTACTCTCTGCTGGATTTGTTCTACGGGTCGACAAGTCCGGACAATTTGAACTGCAGCCTCGACGTGCTCGACGATGGCGACACCAACAGATGCAGCCTGTGCGTCCAGGCGTACCAGCGCTACGACCAGCACGCCCAGGAGAAATACGAGGACTTTGAGCTCCTGACTCAGAAATATGAGCCGGGGGCATATTCAGTGAGGACGTGCATGGAGCAATGCAAGGTAggatgcaaaaaaataaataaatgaaagggggggtggggtgtTTTGAGGTGGTGTGGGGGTGATGTGGTGGCCATCTGTTGATTTGGGCCCGGATAGATGCCAGTTttggtcctcctcctcctctgcctcctcctctgcctcctcctcctcctcctcctcttgtcgcCATGGAGACGGATGACAGATTCAAGGAGACTCCCGGCTCCGGGCCTCATGTTCATTCATCTCCTCATTGTGTTTAGGCCCCATGCTAATGTGCAGATGGAGGCCCtgctatagtgtgtgtgtgtgtgtgtgtgtgtgtgttttttttccagcagcatCCATCCAGAGCCTTCTCTCCGGCCCCCCTTTTTCACTCCACGCTCTGTTCTTTGACATTGAAGACCGCCCCGGCGCCTCTTTAGCTCATAATCCGCCCGATCAGCCACCGATAACCCAGATAGGGTTATTAGAATCGCTCTATTGGCATAGAGCCTTTATGGCCGTGCGTTTATGACAATTTAATGATCAGGAAGGAGACTGCTGCCATATGCAAACAACTCTGGGAgcctgtgtgtcctgtgtgtgttgtcgcAGTCCGCCAGGTGTTCATCATGGCCGCCCACTCCATATCGAGAGCGTTTCATTAAAGTCAAGAGGTGGTTTCCCTGCCTAATGTGGCggaaggtctttttttttttttatggcttacACTTGTGTTTGCTCATTACCAGGCCCGCATGTAGgcctcagtttttttttgatTGTTGTTTGGGTCAGCTGTAGCTGGTGTCCAGGGGAAACGCTGGAGGGTTGTGTGAGCACGCCGagccgtaaaaaaaaaagctgcagttcagCACCGCGGACAGCTCCACGGCGCCACGGAGCTGTCCACGGTGCTGAATGGCGCTCCCCGGCTCCATTCACAGAAGCCCTGGCCAATCCCAGATGGCCTCCATTCAGCCCACCAGTGGCAGGGACACAAGCACAGATAGATAGGCGTCAAGAATGCGAATCTAAATAGGCCATCTGCCTGCTTTATACAAATCCAGTGCGTTTCGATAGACCCACATGCACACGAGCTGGGCCTAGTGTGCAAGACTAGCTTCAGAATTGgaggaacaaaaacacagacactaacTGAATCCCTTTTGTGTGCTCATCAAACAGTTTCTCTTATATTCGCTCTGCTGTTGGATGTCTTAATCCCGACAAAGacaacagcctttttttttaaatccagcatTCATGCGGTTGTAGACCTCACGTTCTTACTTATGTCAGCGCTCACACACCGTCTGCGTGTACACAAAGGAGCTGGAGATGGCTGCACTTTGATTTATCTTACATGAAATGGGCTTTTTTCAGAGTCGACCTGAAGGAGATGTTTGGCCAACTTGTTCCTCCAACCTCTGAATGCATCTTTTTTGGCCTTGCCATCAAGTACCAGCCACTGAGGAATCCTCATTCTCACTGATGTTAACTGAACACGCCTCGGCCCTGTGCTACAttcagtgtgtgacatttgtCGTTTTTCCTCGTCATGTTTTCCCCCGCCGCCACTTTCAGGCTGTTGTTTCCCTCTGAGCTCACCTCTTTGCACTCTTGGAGAGAAAACAGTCATTTAGTCAAGCTGCTAATTTCTTTAACAACGACCCCTCTGCATCACCTTCTTGATTATAGGTTTGTTCCAGGCTGCATGTGTGGTCGGCGGTGTTACGGAAAGAGCAGCGTGACTCAAGCGATAATGTTAAACTCTTGTTGAGTTAATGGCTACCTGCCGCGGAGAAGCCAAGCAGTGGAAGTAGTGTGGCGGTTCAGACAGATGCATACGGGATCGGTGTAAATATGGCAAGATTATAGCGTACGCCGAGCTGCCTCATTGTGTCGTGTGAGCGTGCAGTGGAGGCAGGTCGAGTGAGTGTTTGGTTGTCCAATGCCAGAGGAGGATCTCTGACATTTCAAGTGTGGATGTTTGACATGGAGAGTAGCGTTTGTTGTGCAGGAGTGACTCCTGCGGTCCGCAGGTGGTGCTTTGATTCCTGTAGCCCGAGGTGAAACATCACACAGTGGGCACGGCCGGTGCGCTGTTCCCCCCACAATGGGATTCTCCATCATCTGACACTATGAAAACCCACCATTCATCTTGACAGTGGGGCCGAGCTCGAAACATTTAAACCCCGGCCCGACGTACTAATGCTGACTTGaaagcttctctctcttttttttttttcttcatcccCGAGTGTGAACCAAAATGTCAGACTCGTTCGTAGTTTCACAGGAAACAATGAAGGCAAAACAAACCTCAGAAAGCGTGTCTGCAGCTCTAACAACTGTTCGCCATGAAAGGCCCGAGGTCTCCACGCTGTTCTCACATCATGTCATGTAGAGTTTCCAGCCTGCGATGCCAGAAGTCAccaacataacaacacaacTCTAACAAGCATATTTAAGCGCACAGATGTCTAATTTTCATGCAGGTGCACTGAAGATTCGTGTTTCATGGCTGAAACTAAAGATTATTTCCATTATAGTTGAAGCTGCCcattattttctccataatCTATCTATTCTAATGATCTAAAATGTCCGAAATGTCTGTTAGGATTGTTCCAGAGCCTAGTACGACATCTTTATAGGTCTTGTTTCATCCGACAAACAGTCAAAAACTCTAAGATGTGCAATGAACTACCGTGAAAGATGAAGAAACCAGTGAATATCCGCATGTAAGAAGCTGGAACCGGTGAAATTCTTCACTTTTCAACCACTGAAATGTCGCATCAACAAATAAAGCTAATGATTATACGAGTGGAAATAATTAGAGCTGCAAATAATGATTACTTTTGTTATTGATGATAGTTATTCGATGATGACTCTGGtattaaaatcatgaaaaatattcctgaaggtaacattttcaaactgcagtacatataaaatatattcccagatcttcacatttaaagtccctgaaaacatttttcctcagaCAGCCTTCTCGGTATGAGTGATGGAGTCCAACATGAACACACCGTGTTCTGCCAAAGTTTGAACAGTTTTGGTTGCTTCACATCAGAGATTTCAGTATTTCCATCTTCTCCGTGTCCTTCTCGCTGGTTTGAGGTGGGAGTGTCTAAGTGATGTCATACCGTGCACCAATCAGGATTTAGCGACATTTGAATCAGAATCTGACGGTGTCTTGTTGGGGACATAGCAGAGAACATGTAGTTAGGGTTTCCCGCCAGAGATGATGAGTTCGATGGCTCTTCATTTGGGACTTCTGCAAAACGCCCCCGTTCCCACCGGACATGATGACACGAACACATGCAACAACACACCgaaacacactgaaaaccaTCTGACAGAAGACTGAATGGGCTCGTAATTTCATCATTTGCGACTTTGCGAGCACCTGGTCCAGGAATCACAGAGTCTCTAGAACTGAACTCTTATCTGCTCAAACTAATACTTCTATTATTACTTCCACCTCTTTGACCCTCTCCGACCTCTACTTCCTAGCTCTACTACTACCAATCCTGCTGCCTCTTCTGTTTTTACTACCACTGCCGTGATGCAGGatcatttcaaaacacaatCACTGACAAGTCGGCACAAATCCGTCTCCTCCCCCGCCCTCCAGGTCCAATTGAATGTCTAATCTTAGCCGGTGTTGTGTGCAAGTGGAAAAGAGGACAGCGTCCACAGCGTGCTCCCTCTTTAGATCCTTGTCAACCGCACACATCTGCATTGATCTGAGCTCTTTTTGAGCCGGAGGGACGGGTGGCAGCAATACCAAGACGTTGATCCCTATTGATTTGCACCGAGCCCTCCGCGGTTCACTCGTCCTTCATTTGATAGTGGGCAGCTACTCCGACTGAAATAGGGCAACGGCTGAGCTCAGTGAAGACATCATGTTACTATCTGAACATTTTTGACTGTGCCATAAAatccgagtgtgtgtgtgtgtgtgtttgttttagtttagtttagtagaCCAGAGTTAAAGTTGCACTCCCTTCATCTGTTACCTCCCTACCTACAACACGGACAGTTTTGCCATTCTGCAGTAAATGATGTGTAACAACAAGGATATCAGTTCTCAGATGGGGGCCCTGAAACAAAGTCTGAACACAGATGGAGCCTTGTGAAGTAATACATTTCCCTCTTAGGGTTTGGGAGaacaaatgtttccaaaaatgttgcAGCACGGTctggactgaaatatctcagcagcTATTGAACGGACCGTCATGACATGTGGTATGCACATACATGTCCTCCACGGGATGAACTGTGGCAATGTTGGTGACCCTCTGACTTCTCCAGGTCAAAGTtaatgaccaaatacctgccaAATAATGGCCCTCAACTGCTCGTCAGCGCCTTTTGGGGCtacttggggttcagtatcttgctcatGGACGCATCAGCATGTAGTCTTGAGGAGactggggatcgaaccgccgatcttctgattagtggatgacctgctcgacctcctgagccacagccgacTGTTAGCCTTGTCACTGTGAGCAACTGTGAGTCTTTAGAGCTACTATAATCAATCAGATATTTATGTATAATGTGAAAGAAGTTGCAAAGTTGTAGTgcattttagcctcttttagcacCTTTCAGGCTATTGTTTTGGCTTTATGACCACAGCTTTAAGGTTTTCAGCTAATAAAAACCTGCCAAGCACCCAATGGCTGACAAACGAATTTAGCAACTAACTAGTGAACAGGCAGCTTAATTCACATTCGGCAAGTTGCCACGAACACTCccaatgaatgctaatgttgctccgtaactgctggatgtgtaaataccTTTTTGCTAACAGATCAGCCTCAGTTAGCCGACGTCGGCAGTACAAATATGGCATCGCTGTGTGTCCAGCTTGTGCCCGGTGTTCTGGTGTGAACACATCAGACCAGCAGTGATTATGATGGCTCATTGGGTGGAAGCGGCTCATGCGGGTCGCTTTGATTTGCGTCCTCACTCAGCCCACGGCACCTCCTCCTACTTGACAACGAGACATCCCCGAATCATCTCCGAATGTATCAGTTATGTCACAGTCTTTATGTGGTTTATCTCATCTGCATGAGCACCCTGTGATCGCCCATGCTTCTTTTAATTGCTGCCTTTGTTagctttttattcattattcatataagctgacacagtgtgtgtgtgtgtgtgtgtgtgtgctctccagTCTCACAGAGCCTTGTGTGCATTAAACCAGATTGTTGCAGCATGTTGCATTGTTCACCCGTCCACATTGAGCGATAGCCGCGAACGGAAGTGCCTACATGGTGGTTTCCGCCATTGTGCCTCCCCGTGGTGGTTGTGAACACCTTggagaggttgtttttttttccccttttcaaG
This is a stretch of genomic DNA from Larimichthys crocea isolate SSNF chromosome XIX, L_crocea_2.0, whole genome shotgun sequence. It encodes these proteins:
- the nalf1a gene encoding transmembrane protein FAM155A, encoding MTRGAGTCWQQEDDDGFQIWLEPPRDNQKPFTDSERAQRWRLSLASLLFLTILLSDHLWFCAEAKLARTRVKFASSHLLSPQTHSAHSSLRGNPDAIFIGNSTKHLWRLETCHQDSLSKNCFAFADADHLCGGLSDKEGTRAVNMSDLYLSFCNSYSLLDLFYGSTSPDNLNCSLDVLDDGDTNRCSLCVQAYQRYDQHAQEKYEDFELLTQKYEPGAYSVRTCMEQCKTAYKPWLCAQYFPTTQQSCQKRVPCHQYCLEVQQSCPFILPDNDDLIHGGSPSFICTGLLGEHLSDSEAECCDVRWDSKMDNPSGGTLKRTASSCQPEGASVTSAATPRLCSGRLKICLLALVLLHTVIIISASHNSTLVGVAAIFSPEESASNEE